One segment of Sylvia atricapilla isolate bSylAtr1 chromosome 8, bSylAtr1.pri, whole genome shotgun sequence DNA contains the following:
- the MMRN2 gene encoding multimerin-2, which produces MLVKLLLVCSTVGLAKPVAHAAHHGYRDGSLHSPKPRAHETSARPQRTPLPHQEGYWEAEGLGEDTQDYPSSVISPHQEDRGDFEAVSPQPRNGNWCSFTQSRLVTYIEACMKEKYIVNSQQPCPNGAPDCQKIMYRTALKPVYQVKQKVLKSLQWKCCPGFIGKDCEQHDPNFILVPGTETEGQEELSNHMSTSVDPREMFEVIQNHEALLDDLQSDIHQAASTLGDLQRLFENNGTSMMLEVNQSNSDHQERLLQQVLFPQVENFLRKHFNPMWASFNSSLQNLSNIVRNLSHDVEANKKSIERFQESIVPKKEFQELGTKFESKVQENIMKVDQTKREIESQVHMQQANIHYNLSMIKADTDTKLKKLHKIQQSHFLALNNSIANMKEEQNLLENKLEALKKNLTEVSSHHGPKDENSQLTIRQMNDILSGHAKQLKELYMESDVAFQNIAVLERWFKELKKNISKYRPEDRIITLAEKSVIMEENNAAMERQISELNYTLSHLQENYSDLLQYMEQCNCQRVSSDTDVLEEGSRNSTYSPEDTPSKDMKHLESVFRDFFKSEIEELSSALPSIHLSLSLRQEENRQLQSQVTAFSEDIGLLKKKDEEIHRHIKYLNSSFSSLLKDAMRHEEALEALLRHEFLDVFFEEDFSSLIPSVFELQESLRHFSDKLQEQNVTLESVMRRFHPSERGHRNNHDAHMSPKEETQTSSTLHEVSSQRTIREHMEPNYEAAKDDSLDSSAYNDIMTLKNDIKHLSLAIQRYESRGDESLCCNRTIANAIEPLNVSVETLSADLATIKRNLEEHLGTFKKLFGSNEELGASNTSLDVTKIQSMLNKKGRRQQKGQDKQRDKKRPEKHRGNAQTISGRNTVQTELVEKDSLVAFHVGFSERKDKEKTVRFNETYLNYGNSYFSEHGHFKAPHKGVYLFVISVEFSSGPALGQLSFSSGYKRTLSSSQRKTPYGNTMTTFAMAEMEKGETVCFELLHGSVVKRSPPGTTMGGFLISKT; this is translated from the exons ATGCTCGTGAAGCTTTTGCTGGTCTGCAGCACAGTAGGACTGGCAAAGCCGGTGGCACACGCAGCCCATCACGGATATCGTGATGgttccctgcacagcccaaaGCCACGAGCTCATGAGACCTCTGCACGCCCCCAGAGAACTCCCCTGCCACACCAAGAAGGTTACTGGGAGGCAGAAGGGCTCGGGGAGGATACTCAAGATTACCCTTCAAGTGTGATCTCCCCACATCAGGAAGACAGAGGGGATTTTGAAGCCGTGAGCCCACAGCCCCGAAATGG GAACTGGTGTTCCTTCACGCAGTCCCGGCTGGTCACATACATAGAAGCCTGCATGAAGGAGAAGTACATTGTCAACTCCCAACAGCCCTGCCCAAATGGAGCCCCAGACTGCCAGAAGATCAT GTACAGGACAGCTCTGAAGCCAGTCTACCAAGTGAAACAGAAGGTTTTGAAGTCTTTGCAGTGGAAATGCTGCCCTGGATTTATTGGCAAAGACTGTGAACAGCACG ATCCTAATTTTATTCTGGTGCCAGGAACTGAAACTGAAGGACAAGAAGAGCTCTCAAACCACA TGTCAACATCAGTGGATCCAAGAGAAATGTTCGAAGTCATTCAAAATCATGAGGCTTTACTGGATGATCTTCAAAGTGATATCCATCAAGCAGCCAGCACCTTAGGTGACTTACAGAGACTATTTGAAAACAACGGTACAAGCATGATGTTAGAAGTGAACCAGAGCAATTCAG ATCATCAGGAAAGGCTTCTGCAGCAAGTTTTGTTTCCTCAGGTGGAGAATTTtcttagaaaacattttaaccCAATGTGGGCAAGCTTCAACAGCAGCTTACAGAACCTCTCCAACATAGTAAGAAACCTGTCCCATGATGTGGAAGCCAACAAGAAAAGCATAGAAAGATTCCAAGAGAGCATTGTGCCCAAGAAGGaattccaggagctgggaactAAATTTGAATCAAAGGTTCAAGAAAACATCATGAAAGTTGATCAGACAAAAAGAGAGATAGAGAGCCAGGTGCACATGCAGCAGGCTAATATTCACTATAATCTCAGCATGATCAAGGCAGATACTGACACAAAACTCAAGAAGCTTCATAAGATACAGCAGTCCCATTTCTTAGCTTTGAACAACAGCATAGCAAACATGAAAGAAGAGCAAAACCTTCTTGAAAATAAACTGgaggctttgaaaaaaaatttaacagaagTCTCTTCACATCATGGTCCCAAAGACGAAAACAGCCAATTAACCATCAGACAAATGAATGACATCCTGTCAGGGCATGCAAAGCAGCTTAAAGAACTTTACATGGAGTCAGATGTGGCCTTTCAGAATATTGCAGTTTTAGAGAGGTGGTTTAAGGagttaaagaaaaacatctcaaaGTATAGGCCAGAAGATCGTATAATAACTTTAGCTGAGAAATCAGTTATTATGGAAGAAAACAATGCAGCAATGGAAAGGCAGATATCAGAGCTCAACTATACTCTCTCACACCTTCAGGAAAACTATTCAGATCTGCTGCAGTACATGGAGCAATGCAACTGCCAGAGAGTATCTTCTGACACTGATGTACTGGAGGAAGGGTCCAGGAATAGCACTTATTCCCCTGAAGATACCCCGTCAAAGGACATGAAGCACTTGGAGTCAGTTTTCAGGGATTTCTTCAAGAGTGAAATTGAAGAGCTCTCCTCAGCTCTTCCGTCCATCCATCTGTCTCTCAGCCTCCGTCAAGAAGAGAACAGACAGCTTCAGTCACAGGTGACAGCTTTTTCAGAAGACATAGGCttgctgaagaagaaagacGAAGAAATTCATCGACACATCAAGTATCTCAACAGTTCTTTCAGCTCTCTTTTGAAAGATGCAATGCGGCATGAAGAAGCACTGGAGGCTTTGCTGAGACACGAATTTCTGGATGTCTTTTTTGAAGAGGATTTTAGTAGCCTAATACCATCAGTATTCGAGCTGCAAGAATCTCTCAGACACTTCTCAGATAAACTGCAAGAGCAAAATGTGACTTTAGAATCTGTCATGAGGAGATTCCATCCCTCGGAGAGAGGTCACCGGAATAACCATGACGCTCACATGTCTCCCAAGGAGGAAACACAGACCTCCTCTACTCTACATGAAGTCAGCAGTCAACGCACCATCAGAGAACACATGGAACCCAACTATGAGGCTGCCAAAGATGACTCCTTGGACAGCTCAGCTTATAATGATATCATGACTCTGAAGAATGATATCAAACACCTGAGCCTGGCAATCCAGAGGTATGAATCTAGAGGTGACGAGAGTCTCTGCTGCAATCGCACAATAGCAAATGCAATTGAGCCACTCAATGTTTCTGTAGAAACTCTCTCTGCAGATTTAGCAACCATCAAGCGGAATCTGGAGGAACACCTGGGGacttttaaaaagctatttGGAAGTAATGAAGAATTAGGTGCCTCAAATACAAGCCTGGATGTTACAAAGATTCAGTCAATGCTGAACAAAAAAGGGAGAAGGCAACAGAAAGGTCAAGACAAGCAAAGAGACAAGAAAAGGCCTGAGAAGCACAGAGGAAATGCACAAACAATAAGTGGAAGAAACACTGTGCAGACAGAACTTGTGGAAAAAG actcATTGGTGGCATTCCACGTGGGATTCTCAGAAAgaaaggataaagaaaaaaccGTGAGGTTTAATGAAACGTACCTCAATTATGGAAACAGCTATTTCTCTGAACACGGCCACTTCAAAGCACCACACAAAGGTGTCTACCTGTTTGTCATCTCTGTGGAGTTCAGCTCAGGACCAGCACTGGGACAACTCTCCTTCAGCAGTGGGTACAAAAGAACTCTGTCAAGCAGTCAGAGGAAAACCCCATATGGAAACACCATGACTACTTTTGCTATGGCAGAAATGGAGAAGGGGGAGACAGTGTGCTTTGAATTGCTGCATGGCTCTGTAGTGAAACGAAGCCCACCTGGGACAACTATGGGTGGATTCCTAATATCTAAAACTTGA